The proteins below come from a single Mya arenaria isolate MELC-2E11 chromosome 6, ASM2691426v1 genomic window:
- the LOC128238971 gene encoding natterin-4-like: protein MAVWKSCSGGSIPPSAVRAGYEEDGRPLFVARAKMEDGTMTPGKAGCHLPGAHIPWGGKEIIVQNYQILVQPVNAIGHYEWKPCSGGHVPQNALSTDKGMYVARCHQEGGLVPCKVHVDHGCAYIPYGGGERSSSDYEVFYRVK, encoded by the coding sequence ATGGCCGTTTGGAAATCTTGTTCTGGCGGAAGTATCCCGCCATCCGCAGTGAGAGCCGGATACGAGGAGGATGGACGCCCGCTTTTTGTCGCCCGTGCGAAAATGGAGGATGGCACAATGACGCCTGGCAAGGCCGGCTGCCATCTACCGGGCGCGCATATCCCGTGGGGCGGCAAGGAGATCATCGTGCAGAACTACCAAATCCTCGTTCAACCCGTGAACGCCATTGGTCATTACGAATGGAAACCTTGCTCCGGCGGCCATGTTCCTCAAAATGCCCTGTCGACGGACAAAGGAATGTACGTGGCCCGCTGCCATCAAGAAGGTGGTTTGGTTCCATGCAAAGTACACGTTGATCACGGCTGCGCGTACATTCCATACGGAGGCGGGGAGCGGAGCTCCAGCGATTACGAAGTCTTCTACCGCGTCAAATAG